The following proteins come from a genomic window of Pirellulaceae bacterium:
- a CDS encoding PSD1 domain-containing protein, with protein MLVFAKMAEATLSGVQAGEFEDSVEPILRGKCFECHAGEDPQGGLRLDRLASLLSGGDSGEPAVVPGKPNDSYLIKMIIGGVADRSMPPDDPLSADEISVMRQWIAAGAPTPDSYGPPEEQAELKHWSFQPLSRSTSHNSIDAFIHQKLDEHSLSESPVADRRTLIRRLYLVMHGLPPTPEQVDQFALDPAPDAWQQLVDRVLESPRFGEAFATLWLDLVRFSETDGFETNRERPTAWHYRDWVIRAFNEDMPYDQFIRQQIAGDQLDQPLGTGFLVAGPHDIVKGQDAKLGLVQRMNELDDMIGATGTTFLGMTLACARCHNHKFDPISQRDYYALQAIFAGVHHGQAPVQPTAQQQQQLDNLDLTIRQLEEQLREFKTNNLREPVTASLNVELFPSRLARRVRMTIHGTNTGQPCIDELEIFSGQQNVALASRGAVASSSGDFEHPFHQLAHINDGLYGNQHSWIASQESGAWLQIEFPEPVEIDRIQWARDRNQQYQDRVAIDYEFESALAAGQWQPLTSSTDRQPFGESSEDRYDLSGASRQQARDGRAALRNLKQARKERQKLIDTCVAWTGTFQQPAATFRLYRGEPEQPREQVAPGGPAALAEFQLPTDSAEAGRRLALADWLADPNNPLTPRVIVNRIWQFHFGTGIVETASDFGHNGAAASHPELLDWLAQSLIASGWSLKSVHRHILLSQTWQQSSLPQAAAVSKDAGSRLLWRFPPRRLQAEAIRDCILAASGKLDVQSAGGPGFSAFDVDMENVRHYHPRKQFGPDQWRRMIYMTRVRQEKDDLFGSFDCPDGGMSVAKRGHSTTPLQALALLNHPFMSQQSEFLAERLAQSSSQLDRQIELAWQWCYQRPPTPDELAEAGRFIAQHGLQQFARALLCTNEFLFIL; from the coding sequence ATGCTGGTCTTCGCCAAGATGGCAGAGGCAACATTATCTGGAGTGCAGGCTGGTGAATTTGAAGATTCTGTGGAGCCAATTCTGCGCGGCAAGTGCTTCGAGTGCCATGCAGGAGAAGATCCGCAAGGCGGTCTGCGGTTGGATCGGCTGGCCAGTCTCCTCAGTGGTGGCGATTCGGGAGAACCGGCGGTTGTGCCTGGCAAGCCCAACGACAGCTACCTAATCAAAATGATCATCGGCGGGGTCGCCGATCGCTCGATGCCGCCCGATGATCCTCTGAGCGCTGATGAAATTTCAGTGATGCGCCAATGGATCGCAGCCGGTGCGCCAACTCCAGACAGTTACGGTCCTCCAGAGGAGCAGGCCGAGTTGAAACACTGGTCCTTTCAACCTCTTTCGCGGTCGACCAGTCACAATTCAATCGACGCTTTCATCCATCAAAAACTGGACGAGCATTCGCTGTCCGAATCGCCCGTGGCTGATCGAAGGACTCTCATTCGACGATTGTATTTGGTAATGCACGGCTTGCCGCCAACACCAGAGCAAGTCGATCAATTCGCGCTTGACCCAGCACCCGACGCTTGGCAGCAACTGGTCGATCGTGTCCTGGAAAGCCCACGTTTTGGCGAAGCTTTCGCCACGCTGTGGTTGGACCTGGTCCGCTTCAGCGAAACGGACGGGTTCGAAACCAACCGCGAACGTCCCACTGCGTGGCACTATCGCGACTGGGTGATACGAGCATTCAACGAAGATATGCCCTACGATCAATTCATTCGCCAGCAGATTGCCGGAGACCAGCTCGATCAACCTCTGGGAACCGGATTCCTGGTGGCTGGACCACATGACATCGTCAAAGGACAAGATGCAAAACTAGGACTCGTCCAGCGCATGAACGAACTGGACGACATGATCGGTGCCACCGGCACAACATTCCTGGGCATGACGCTGGCCTGTGCACGCTGCCATAATCACAAATTTGATCCTATCAGCCAGCGTGACTATTACGCCCTGCAGGCGATATTCGCTGGCGTGCATCACGGTCAAGCACCTGTGCAACCGACCGCGCAACAGCAGCAACAATTGGACAATCTCGATCTGACAATTCGTCAGCTTGAAGAACAGTTGCGAGAATTCAAGACCAACAATCTGCGAGAACCCGTCACCGCATCCTTGAATGTTGAACTCTTCCCATCTCGGCTGGCGCGCCGTGTGCGAATGACCATTCATGGCACGAACACTGGCCAGCCGTGCATCGACGAACTGGAAATCTTTTCCGGCCAGCAGAATGTGGCTCTGGCCAGTCGCGGAGCCGTAGCCAGCTCATCCGGTGATTTTGAACATCCATTTCATCAGCTCGCGCACATCAACGACGGCCTATACGGCAATCAACACAGTTGGATCGCCTCGCAAGAATCGGGGGCGTGGTTACAGATCGAATTTCCTGAACCTGTCGAGATCGATCGCATCCAGTGGGCTCGCGATCGCAACCAGCAGTACCAGGACCGGGTGGCGATTGACTATGAATTTGAATCCGCGCTTGCAGCTGGTCAGTGGCAGCCATTAACTTCATCGACAGATCGCCAACCGTTTGGAGAGTCGTCAGAGGATCGTTACGACCTTTCCGGGGCCTCTCGCCAGCAGGCCCGGGACGGTCGGGCAGCGCTCAGGAACCTCAAGCAAGCTCGCAAGGAACGGCAAAAACTGATCGACACCTGCGTGGCCTGGACCGGCACTTTCCAACAGCCCGCAGCCACCTTCAGATTGTATCGCGGTGAACCCGAGCAGCCGCGTGAGCAAGTTGCTCCGGGCGGACCTGCAGCACTTGCAGAATTTCAGTTGCCCACAGATTCAGCAGAGGCTGGGCGGCGGCTGGCGCTGGCGGATTGGTTGGCTGATCCCAACAATCCGTTGACACCGCGGGTGATTGTCAATCGAATTTGGCAATTCCATTTTGGAACGGGAATTGTGGAGACGGCTAGTGACTTTGGTCACAACGGAGCCGCTGCCAGTCATCCGGAACTTTTGGATTGGCTGGCTCAGAGCTTAATTGCCTCGGGCTGGTCCCTCAAGTCGGTGCATCGACACATACTGCTGTCGCAAACCTGGCAACAAAGCAGCCTCCCGCAAGCCGCCGCTGTCAGCAAAGACGCCGGCTCTCGCCTGCTATGGCGATTTCCCCCGCGACGACTGCAGGCCGAAGCGATCCGCGACTGCATTCTGGCAGCCTCCGGTAAACTCGATGTGCAGTCTGCGGGGGGCCCAGGCTTCAGCGCCTTCGATGTCGACATGGAAAACGTGCGGCACTACCATCCGCGCAAACAATTTGGTCCGGATCAATGGCGACGCATGATCTATATGACGCGCGTACGACAAGAGAAAGACGATTTGTTTGGCAGCTTTGATTGCCCAGACGGCGGTATGAGCGTAGCCAAACGCGGACACAGCACGACGCCGCTACAGGCGCTGGCACTGCTGAATCACCCGTTTATGTCGCAACAGTCGGAATTTTTAGCAGAGCGCCTGGCACAGTCCAGTTCGCAGTTAGATCGACAGATCGAGCTAGCCTGGCAGTGGTGCTATCAACGCCCCCCGACGCCGGACGAGCTGGCCGAGGCCGGGCGGTTTATCGCGCAGCATGGCTTGCAACAATTTGCTCGTGCGCTGCTGTGTACAAACGAGTTTTTGTTCATCCTGTAG
- a CDS encoding DUF1501 domain-containing protein has translation MNSLLDRRRFLSNSMSGLSCIALASLLQQDRLLAEPSSGAPIIDPARPYAARPPHHPAAARQVLVIYCSGAVSQIDTFDYKPELIRRDGQPLPGAEDLLTFQGAQGMLTRSPWAFKPRGQCGKMISDLLPEIAELADDMCFIHSLTSKTNTHGPGENFMSTGNILEGYPSLGAWTTWALGSDNDQLPAYIAISDPRGTPQSSINNWGAGYLPAAYQGTELSAVKPLSNLARPENVSASTDAQTRRFIDRLNTLHQERYPGDSELAARISSYELAARMQLSVPTITDLSTETQGTLRDYGADDSNQPVRQQFARNCLLARRLIEQGVRFVQLFNGAYQTGGEGVSNWDGHKLLHDQYLIHGHVFDGPVATLLRDMKQRGLLEHTLVVWMTEFGRMPTFQQGASGRDHNPDGFTAWMMGAGVKAPVSYGATDEFSYRATENVRTVYDFHATILHLLGLDHERLTYYHNGMHRRLTDVHGTVIREILAG, from the coding sequence ATGAATTCGTTGCTTGACCGCCGGCGTTTTCTATCCAACTCGATGAGTGGCTTAAGCTGCATTGCGCTAGCCAGTTTATTGCAGCAGGATCGACTGTTGGCAGAGCCATCCTCTGGCGCACCGATCATCGATCCTGCGCGACCCTATGCGGCGCGTCCGCCACATCACCCTGCAGCCGCTCGCCAAGTGTTGGTAATCTATTGTTCGGGGGCAGTTAGTCAAATCGATACGTTCGACTACAAGCCTGAATTGATCCGCCGAGATGGCCAGCCACTACCTGGTGCGGAAGACTTGCTGACGTTTCAAGGCGCTCAAGGCATGTTGACTCGCAGCCCTTGGGCCTTCAAACCGCGCGGCCAGTGCGGCAAGATGATTTCTGATCTGTTGCCGGAGATCGCCGAATTGGCTGACGACATGTGTTTTATCCATTCGCTGACCAGCAAGACCAACACGCACGGCCCCGGTGAAAACTTTATGTCCACCGGCAATATCCTGGAAGGATATCCCAGCTTGGGTGCCTGGACAACTTGGGCTCTGGGGTCTGACAACGATCAACTGCCTGCCTACATCGCCATCTCGGATCCACGCGGCACGCCGCAATCGAGCATTAATAATTGGGGAGCCGGTTATTTACCCGCCGCCTATCAGGGCACCGAACTGAGCGCCGTCAAACCGCTCAGCAATCTGGCTCGACCCGAAAATGTGTCGGCCAGTACCGACGCACAGACCCGGCGCTTCATCGACCGACTTAACACGCTTCATCAGGAGCGTTATCCTGGCGACAGTGAGTTGGCCGCCAGAATCTCCAGCTACGAACTGGCAGCACGCATGCAGTTGAGCGTACCGACTATCACCGATCTATCGACCGAGACGCAAGGCACACTACGCGACTACGGAGCCGATGACAGCAACCAACCTGTGCGTCAGCAATTCGCCCGCAATTGTTTATTAGCGCGGCGATTGATCGAACAAGGCGTGCGCTTCGTGCAGCTCTTTAACGGGGCCTATCAAACCGGCGGCGAAGGCGTTAGCAATTGGGACGGACACAAACTTTTGCACGACCAGTATTTGATTCATGGACACGTTTTTGACGGTCCTGTGGCCACTCTGTTGCGAGACATGAAACAGCGCGGTCTGCTGGAACACACGTTGGTTGTCTGGATGACCGAATTTGGGCGCATGCCTACGTTTCAGCAGGGAGCCAGCGGTCGCGATCACAATCCCGACGGCTTCACCGCCTGGATGATGGGCGCTGGTGTCAAAGCGCCCGTCAGCTATGGTGCAACCGATGAATTCAGCTACCGCGCCACCGAAAACGTACGCACCGTCTACGACTTCCATGCCACCATCCTGCACCTGCTGGGACTCGACCACGAGCGGCTAACCTACTACCATAACGGAATGCATCGCCGCCTGACCGACGTCCACGGAACAGTCATTCGAGAGATTCTAGCGGGCTAG
- a CDS encoding IS630 family transposase, with protein sequence MTAAEQQRPDVAEKRLRWRRSVPHLDARRFVFLDETWAKTNMSRLRGRALPGKRIIEMIPHGHWKTTTVLMGLRSEGIVSPLVIDGPVNGSVFLAWIKQQFCKELRYKDIVVMDNLSAHKVAGVVEAIESVGAEVRYLPPYSPDLNPIENLYSKLKWLIRSEATRTVQALWNAVGKLVDRFHPKECLNYIIHAGYRLKNTAATTT encoded by the coding sequence GATGGCGTCGTTCGGTGCCACACCTGGACGCAAGGCGATTTGTCTTTCTGGATGAGACTTGGGCAAAAACAAATATGTCACGCTTGCGAGGTAGAGCCCTCCCGGGCAAGCGAATCATCGAAATGATCCCCCACGGCCATTGGAAAACCACGACTGTATTGATGGGACTACGATCCGAAGGAATCGTATCTCCATTGGTCATTGATGGGCCGGTGAACGGTTCGGTCTTTCTAGCTTGGATAAAACAGCAGTTCTGCAAAGAGCTTCGCTATAAAGACATTGTCGTCATGGACAATCTCTCGGCGCACAAAGTCGCCGGAGTCGTCGAAGCCATCGAGTCGGTTGGCGCCGAGGTTCGCTACCTTCCCCCATACTCGCCCGACCTGAACCCGATCGAAAATCTCTACAGTAAACTAAAGTGGCTGATTCGAAGCGAGGCGACCCGGACCGTCCAAGCCCTCTGGAACGCAGTTGGCAAACTGGTCGACCGATTCCATCCGAAGGAATGCCTCAACTACATTATCCATGCCGGATATCGCCTGAAGAATACAGCCGCTACAACTACTTGA